In the genome of Streptomyces fagopyri, the window CCACCGCGCGCAGGATGTCCCAGCGCCGCGCGGACTCCACCGGCAGCTCGGCCATCAGTTCGCCGAGCACCTCCAGGTCGAGCACCAGCTCCCACACCGTCTCGTCGAGGACCGCGAGGTCCATCCGGGTGAGCGTGTACTGCGGCTCGCCGCCCGCCGTGTCCTTGTCGCCGAGGTGGGTGGGCCGGAAGGGGTGGTAGTCGAGGATCACCGGGTTGGAGGCGGCCTCGATGTGCAGCCGGACCTCCTCACCGCCCTCGGCCGGCGCGGCGACGCGCACCCACTGGTTACGCGGGTTGAGGCCCTTCACCGGGGTGCCGTCGGGACGGTAGACGAGCCCCTCGCACTGGAATCCGGGCATGTTCTCGTCGAATCCGAGGTCGAGGACGGCCTCGACGGTCCGGCCGGCCCAGGCCTCGGGGACGGTCCCGGTGACCCGGAACCAGCTGGTGCCCCACGGAGCGCCCCAGCGCGCGCCCACCTCGATCGTCTCCGGCACGGCCGCGAGCCCCTCGGCGACCGGGACCGGCTCGCCCGGCGCGTGCCACACCGCCACTTCCAGCGGTACGGACTCGGGGTACACGGCGGGTCGGATGCGCTCGTCGAGGACTCGCTTGAGGCGGGCTTCGACCAGGGTGCGGTCGTCATGCATGGGAGAGCTCCGTGGGGTGAGGGGTGCGGGTCACCAGGTGTGGGTGGTCGTGGCCGGGGTCGAGACGGTGAACAGCTCCCCCACCGCGCGCAGTTCGAATCCTGCGGCGGCCTCGCCCTGCTCGGCGGTGAGACCGCCCGCGTAGAACGCGGTCTGGCAGGTGCCGCCGAGGAAGCGACGGGTGCCGTCGGGCAGCGTCCGGTGGAGCTCGTAGTGGCGTACGTCGCCGGTGGCGCCCTGCCAGGCGAAGCGCAGGTTGCCGCCGTCTGCGTCGGTGACGCGCAGGTCGGTGGGGGCGTCGGGGGTCACCGTGGTGTCCCGCACCGCGAGCCCGCCCAGCCGCCAGCTCACGGGACCGGTGCTCGCGGCCAGCCGGACGCCGAGCGCGTGCACGGTGCCCGACAGTCCGGTCAGCCGCACGGTGGACGTCTGCCAGCCGTCGCCCCCGGTGGTGGGTACGGAGATGTAGGTGTACGGGGGTGCTCCGCCCGCGGCGCCCGGCTCCGCGGTGGCGACGGCCAGCTCCAGAGAGGTGCTGCCCGCGTCCGTGCGGTGGGTCAGCTCGACCACGGTGTCCGCGCCGAGCGGCAGCCGGGTCGCGTACAGGTCCAGCGTCGTCGGCGCGTCGAGGGCGCCGGTGACCAGGAGGCTGCTGCCGCCCCGCCAGGCGTCGGCGAAGTCGAAGGCGACGGTGGGGCGGTGGCCGGCGGTGCGCACCACCCAGCGGCGGGAGGGCAGCCGGTCCTGGAGACCCAGGTGGTTCCACGCGGTGTCCGACGTCACCTCCCCCTCCTCGTACCACCTGAGGCCGTGGCCGGTGTTGAAGGCGCTCGCGAACGGCAGCGAGCCGACGGTGGAGCGGTCGGCGACGGAGAGTGCCGGGGCACGCCAGCCGGCGCTCGTGGCCGGCTGGGAGGGGTCGAGGGAGGAGCCGGTCCAGAACAGGTCGTCGGCGTGGTGGAAGTCGCCGGGGGTGCGGCCCGCGGGCAGGTGGTTGCGGGTCCACTCGGGCCGGTAGAAGCCGACCGAGGTCACGTGCGCCTTGTCGGCGGGCACGATGGCGTCCCAGTTGACGGACGCGTTGGTGCCGTTGGCCTCGACGTCGACGCCCGCCCACAACTCGTACGGACTGCGGCCGAGTTGCCGGGCGGTCGTGGCGGAGGAGGCCAGACTGCTCGACGACCAGCGGAAGTCGACGAAGAGGGAGTCGGCGGCCTGGAAGAACGTCTTGTTCTGGTTGTTGAGGGCTCCCTGCCAGCCGACGGAGCCGGTCACGGTCATCGCGTCGTACCAGGTGACGCGCTGTCCCTCGGCGGCGCCGAGCGCCTTGAGCTCCTCCAGGAAGCCGAGCACGGCGGTGGCGAGCGCGGTGTCGCCGCCGCTGGTCTCGGCGTTGACGAACCAGCCGTCGAAGCCGTGGGCGGCCGCCACCGCGACCAGTTGGGCCGCGAGCGGATAGTGCCCGGTGGCGTCCTTCTGCACCAGGTCGCGGGTCCACTGGATACGGCCGCCGTAGGCGACGGGTGGCAGGAAGACGTTGCCGAGGACGGGCACGCCGTGCCGGTGGGCCGCGTCCACGATCGGGGCGTTCGGCGCGAGGATCAGTCCCTCGCCGGACGAGCCTCCCCAGAAGACCAGTTCGTCGAGGTAGGCCCAGTGGGTGAGGGCGTAGTAGTCGGCGTCGGCCGCGCCCTGGGCGGGGTTGCCCGACGTCGGGCCGAAGGAGACGAGGGACTGGACACGGGCCTGGCCGGCGCGGGCGGTGGTGTTCGCGGGGGTCGGGGTGAAGCGCGCGGCGAGCGGCACGGAGGCCGCGTTGAACGCCAGGTCCGTGTCGCCGGCGGCGCTCCATGTCTTCAGACTGCGCCAGGTGATGCCGGCGCCGGGGGTGCCCGGGGGCAGCGAGTCCGGGTACCAGTAGGAGACGTACGGCTGGAGGTCGCGCCCGGCGGCGGCCGCGCGCCCGGGGACGCCGGGCAGTGCGGGGGTGAGCGCCGCGGCGCCCGCGGCGAGCAGAAGGGCGCGTCTGCTGAGGTTCACTGTGTGCTCCGTGTCGTCGTGGGGACGGGTGGGGACGGGCTACTCGGTGACCTGATCGGGTGTGACGACTTCGGTGATGCCACGGGCCGCGAGGTGGTCCTTGTCGTCGGCGCGGCTCGCGAGAACGGTGGTGGGACGGGCGCCGTCGGCGGTCAGCCGGGCGAAG includes:
- a CDS encoding endo-beta-N-acetylglucosaminidase, which translates into the protein MNLSRRALLLAAGAAALTPALPGVPGRAAAAGRDLQPYVSYWYPDSLPPGTPGAGITWRSLKTWSAAGDTDLAFNAASVPLAARFTPTPANTTARAGQARVQSLVSFGPTSGNPAQGAADADYYALTHWAYLDELVFWGGSSGEGLILAPNAPIVDAAHRHGVPVLGNVFLPPVAYGGRIQWTRDLVQKDATGHYPLAAQLVAVAAAHGFDGWFVNAETSGGDTALATAVLGFLEELKALGAAEGQRVTWYDAMTVTGSVGWQGALNNQNKTFFQAADSLFVDFRWSSSSLASSATTARQLGRSPYELWAGVDVEANGTNASVNWDAIVPADKAHVTSVGFYRPEWTRNHLPAGRTPGDFHHADDLFWTGSSLDPSQPATSAGWRAPALSVADRSTVGSLPFASAFNTGHGLRWYEEGEVTSDTAWNHLGLQDRLPSRRWVVRTAGHRPTVAFDFADAWRGGSSLLVTGALDAPTTLDLYATRLPLGADTVVELTHRTDAGSTSLELAVATAEPGAAGGAPPYTYISVPTTGGDGWQTSTVRLTGLSGTVHALGVRLAASTGPVSWRLGGLAVRDTTVTPDAPTDLRVTDADGGNLRFAWQGATGDVRHYELHRTLPDGTRRFLGGTCQTAFYAGGLTAEQGEAAAGFELRAVGELFTVSTPATTTHTW